The genomic segment TTATTTCGAAATCAAGTGCAAATTCCAAAGATTTAATTTTTCCCATAATACCTCCATATGCCTTAAAATTGTTTAAGAAAATCCAGTTCATTCTCATAGAAAAGACGCATGTCATCAATACCATATTTCAACATGGCGATACGTTCAATACCCATGCCAAAAGCATAACCTGAATATTTCTTAGCATCATAACCCACGAATTCAAAAACCTTAGGATTCACCATTCCGCAACCCAGCAACTCAAGCCAACCGCTCTGTTTACAAACACTGCAACCTTTACCTTTACAAATCAAACATTGTATATCCACTTCAGCAGATGGTTCTGTGAAAGGAAAATAACTTGGTCTAAATCGTGATAATACATCAACTCCAAACATCCTTTTGACGAAAATTTCAAGCAGCGTTTTTAAATCAGCAAAAGTAATATCCTCATCAACAGCAAGACCCTCAACCTGATGAAATGTAAATGAATGTGAAGCATCAACAGCCTCGTGTCTATAAACCTTACCAGGTGCTATTATTCTTACAGGCGGCTTCTGTTTTTCCATCACATGTATCTGAACCGGTGAAGTATGTGTTCTTAAAAGCAAATCGTCTTTCCCTTCTATATAAAAAGTGTCCTGCATATCTCTCGATGGATGATCTTTTGGAATATTTAAAGCTGTAAAATTATAATAATCAGTTTCAATTTCAGGTCCCGTTGCAACTTTAAAACCAAGGCTTAAAAAAATATTTTT from the Elusimicrobiota bacterium genome contains:
- the pheS gene encoding phenylalanine--tRNA ligase subunit alpha is translated as MKDIEKEALEEISKSQTIEEIEKIRIKYLGRKGIVTEELSNLSKLSLEDKKTFGKKLNILKQKLSDIIEERIVEINKKKTTTNNSEDLIDVTLPGKPFIIGKIHPITQIMSEVKNIFLSLGFKVATGPEIETDYYNFTALNIPKDHPSRDMQDTFYIEGKDDLLLRTHTSPVQIHVMEKQKPPVRIIAPGKVYRHEAVDASHSFTFHQVEGLAVDEDITFADLKTLLEIFVKRMFGVDVLSRFRPSYFPFTEPSAEVDIQCLICKGKGCSVCKQSGWLELLGCGMVNPKVFEFVGYDAKKYSGYAFGMGIERIAMLKYGIDDMRLFYENELDFLKQF